The genomic interval ggcaccaccctttagaatattcaaacttcagtccatgaagaggagaggagtacttcttgcaccataggctaccCCTGGAAACacattgaaacctcgtgtgcttccatgtcactcgacACCACccagaaagtccttttgccattgtgacatcttccttccatgcccagtgctctcaccactgtgcatggacaagagctgcttttagggttgtcttttaaggatgccttttctcactccaaaaaggcacagtctctgctttgggacatctgtcccccccatttttttctacccgctggggccgaggggtcctcaCAATGAACCCTCatggttctgaggcactgtctccccctaaatgcagtctctgtgtcacaggaataaaactgggtgagtctatggctacacaagaaaagtccagccaaaaagccactccaatcatctctctctccactcagccagccttctccacgtccttcgggccaggtccttggttatctcatctcttatttctcttcttatttagctctgaggaggatcagcatttttgtgaggtcccaatcatgaaagaaaggggttaaaaattcagtctctgcctgtcccagagctccggcactcccacacttgctgctgctccggccagcacctcctccctcactgcattccccccctttctcctcctgggcctgctgctatcacattcatcatggccggctctccctctctctctcctggggggggtggatggctgcccgatgtctcttggggctcctccacccttccatcctccaaggcctcctcaccccccatctctgtccaggcccaggcctaccacatggctgcccctcccctgcccagcagcagcggctggacggggggaAGGGAGATCTGACCTCCAttcctcgaagtcccaagagagcctcccagagccgaagctctggttttaacccctgtgagttctcagaggtgtgtccgaactcaactggccacaccaggtgccagtattaaaatccgagcacccattggtttgaccacagcatcccagaattcccacttcttcctggtcaaaccaccacaacacccaaacaagaaatGGCCCAGGGAATATCTTAAaagttcaattcttctgtggttacttagaaatatttcagaattttattcaaagtgaatataatattttgaaaacaatgcagacattccactgtcatattttctgaaaaatatctttgccaggatttcttctcctgggaggctaagaagcctcagaaaataatgaaaacaataattatcagattggttctgctgtgtttgcttctttggaatgtggtctggaggttgtttaccaacagatgcatgtttgattggtttccagTGAAttctttttacttaatgaccaatcatcaTCAGGTGTGGTGGCCTCTGAGTCAGTCATgaggttttcattatcattcttgttaagccttctgtctgtatcctgtcTTATCCTTTAGTATGCTTTTAGTGTAGCATTCGATAATGTAATGTTATATAATATTACATGACATGAAATGCCatgattaatataatataatataatataatataatataatataatataatataatataatataatataatataatataatataatataatataatataatataatataatataattcaatatcagccttctgagaacatgaagtcagattctcatctcccaccttgtcctggggaccctcacaaactcaacaCAGAGAGAACTGCTTTGTCCTGCTTTGTTTTCCcatttatagattgatatcagcaaagtccaattgatattgacccccagtacCTTCGAATTCAGTCTGAACAGGTATGAAAATCAAGGCTCTCCAACTGCCTGAAAAACAATATCCTTTTGTCCCCCCTCGCCACCATTTCCCTCCAATGGCACTCCTATGgaccaggaatggtgtggccagcaggagcagggcagggattcttcttcCTCTGTGCTGGGCAATGGTTaagcagcacctcgagtgctgtgtccagttctgggccccccgatttaggaaggacatggaggggctggagcatgtccagagaaaggcaacaaggctggggagggatctggaccacaagtcctgtgaggagcagctgtggaAGCACAGGttctttatcctggagaagaggaggctcaggagagacaaggCTGTATCAGGGCACTGGTTGGACTCAATCTCCAaagccttttccaaccttgctgattctgggattctttgaaaccacccttggagcagttgcaggatgagccctgggcctcctcttcagcagctccagcagcccaggtcccacagcttctcctgccagccccaaagcccatcctgtcagtcctgcagagcctctgcagctcctcctcactgcccagaacagggaatcccagagtcagacacagcagcccagacgTACCCCCTGGCCTgaagtgcctctggcaagggagcagcacgagggactgcaggggcctgcagacaattcctgcagcacttgtaggatgatcctgctgcccaagggacgttcccatggggccaagtcaggaactgcaatggggagaggggccagagaggaaagggcaaacagggatgggttgtttgcaggggagggaagaggggtgGGCAAAAGGAAGACATTTATataaggaagagtaaagaaagcaaagttgaagcaaaggaaatgctcagggcagtttcggGGTGGCTGCCAgaaagccctggctctgagcaacagcgcctgcagtgggacaggaaactcccagctcatgggaacaaactttctggctgagtgcagaggccaggacaaagctgagaggtttccctggtgtccccaagcccttgctggcccaaGGGACTGAATGCGTTTGTGCTCCCTCTGCTttgtgtccccacaccaacagcatgggggtgctccccctgctctgtacaATGCAAACCggggctcctgaggcagtgctgccgtgtctgtgcctgcaaggatggggcacctgtgtgagctgggggagaggccagagctgcagaggggggatgttgttggcagctccatcaggacgctctgggatgctgccctgggctgtgcagcgcactggggatggaacagcccctgctctgctgctccttcctctctgccccagggcccttgcagagccccagccatgctgtttgcccccagcctgcccaaggccagcctggggctgctcatggggttTTCTGtggtgagcattggcctggccgtgttcttgagagagcctgggcaagtgGCCTGAAGCCCCCaggcccatggcctgtccctgctgcaggcctgcaactgccacccccaggcctgtgcccagccccgagagcactcaggccctacagaacaccagggccaccagggcagtggggcagggccacgacagcagcactgacaacaccaagtgctgctgggcacagctgctgggccagcactgatctgatcccagctctgcacacagacattggtgCTGCAACTCCAGAGAATGCAACAAatgacatcactgcagaaaactttgctgggaaatTCTTTAGCTCTTTTAAAGCCATTGAGAGTACAGCCCTTCACAGACACAGTCTGGCTGCACAGAAGGTGAAGAGAAACACAATGGAAATGACACAAAGAATGGTATTCCTTtgttgaaaataataaaaaagtaaaagaaagagaaaggaccttcaaaataaaaccaaaaagaactatcaaagatgactttaattacaagtgatttgcagaaattggccagcattttaatgtttctgaaaccatccagtcatcagtctccacactgcagccttgagctcctggttcctcaggctgtagatgagggggttcagggctggaggcaccaccgagcaAAGAACTGACAaggtcagatccagggatggggtggaCATGGGGGGAGGTTTCAGGTAggaaaatatgccagtgctgacgGACAGgtagaccacagccaggtgagggaggcaggtggaaaaggctttgtgccgtccctgctcagtggggatcctcagcacagccctgaagatctgcacataagagaaaacaatgaacacaaaatagcaaagtgctaaacaggaactaactgcaatgagcccaagttccctgatgATTGAGtgtgagcaagagagcttgaggatctgtgggatttcacagaagaactgtcccagggcattgccatggcacaggggcagggaaaatgtattggctgtgtgcgtgagagcagtgagaaaggcactggcccaggcagctgctgccatgtgggcgcaagctctgctgcccaggagggttccatagtgcaggggtttgcagatggacacgtatcGGTCGTAGCACATGAATGTCAGGAGATAAAATTCCGCTGAgatgaaaaacagaaagaaaaagacctgtacagcacatcctgagtaggagatgcttCTGGTGTGCCAgagagaattgtgcatggctttggggacagtggtgcagatgcagcccaggtcactgagggccaggttgagcaggaagaagaacatgggcgtgtgcaggtggtggctgcaggctacggtgctgatgatgaggccgttgcccaggagggcagccagggagatgcccagcaagaggcagaagtgcaggagctgcagctgccgcgtgtctgccaatgccagcaaaaGGAATTGCCTGATGTAGCTGCTGTTAGACATTTGCAgttccttggcatggggatctgtagaGAAAAGAAATCATGGAATAATTTGGTTTGAAGAGAATTTTAAATATCCCAGTACAGCTTGGGGGCaccttccccccactgcctgcccagggctctgctgcctggagctgtccctgccagcagctgcttccctgtactcagggctgggccctgccagtgctgccagagcccagcccagccctgtgggctcagctctgccctgcagaccactcccagctcaggcactgcccggGGTCAGCTCTggttctgcaggctctgatggcaatgtcagagcaaccctgaggaggctggaaaagtgacactgatgctgcctctaaggggccctgttCTGATTTTGTTACTTCCAGATTTCTTAAGATCTGagagaaaatgtttttatttttctcaacctgaactgagagatgaatatctatgtgcaatttcccatccaggcaacccagagctgtatattaaaaaagcaggattttccctttcatgcagcccctgccttgctgtgctcccggTATAATCAACtcagaaatgttctgcagttacaTGCCATCCGAGGAGCAGTCCTGAAAAATGCATAATTCtcccacacaaggagaaaactTCAAAGCCTTACCAGTTGTTTCCtctcacccagatcttgtcccccagtgctggcagcagcttccagggctggctgagagctgtccctggcaggcagcagagtcccagcCGCAgcccagcgccctgggctgcaggaccctgctctgcaggacagccctgggcacccctggctgctctgcacaaaagACAATCAGacaatgtactcacagagtctgtaggcattgggatggtccagcttcaggagatcactccaggagctgcagctgcattgtcccaCAGCCAaaagttcctgtgccaagggctggcagtgattgtgccccaggcacttctcagcaccttcccagccctgactgattgatgctctctgtgcctctgtgctacacccggggtggctgcaggcagtgccccagccctgctgggctggcagaagatctGCTCatcagagaaatgtgcttttgaagctttgcttggttaccaggagctgcctttgtgccaggagcccagcccagctcatcagcacagacacagcacaaggactttaatgagcctctggggctttgtgctcaggcccttaACAGCAGTCCCTGAGacagagctgaagaaacttctccagaactccaagtcagaatccaactccaaagttccttggacttttaatgggtcccactgagggacacgactgagaaagtgtccccaggccccaggcagagaactggaggcagtgatgacaggtggggacaaagagaagccaagtcttggtgccctggggcacagcagggtctgtgccaccaagggctgtgaggagacaccttgtcctgaggtcctGGGCCTCCTAGCAAAGTCCCAACCAGGGTGGGAACTGTCACCCTCTTGTCCTgctctcagcatcccccccctagcccacatcccagtggcctcaaggatctgctggaaggagtccctggggagcccttATCAGGAATGgcgctgggggctccttcatgctcccggggactgcaggttttttaaagaactttgggcTCTGAATTGCCTTGAAATCActgagaggtttttgcaatcatgccctccaattttctgctgtaattagtccctggagaggctttgtcagtaacaacactcagtgcggctcattagtacttcaaggtacttcagttattttaaggtacttggtgtttcccttttgatacagactctttgagaggtttttgcaatcacggccccaattatctggtttAACAAGTTCCTGGAGGGCTTTGTACTTACACTCAGTAGTGCCCATTAATGCCTTCAGATACTCAAGGATTTTAAGGcattttatggatttaagaatacttttaggtacttttaaggattttccttcccacactgtgtCTCTGAGAGTTTTTTGTTCCATCCtgacctccaattctctcctccaaggagtccatgaggagcctgtgttgggtatcttgctcctttctgttttacaacaaagatggaacataaagaattttgtaagattttctagaaggatccaaacaaacacgggacaattaacaatacaacaacaactaagagaattaatagccctgttttagctagatatcatccaatcctttagtcccttggattggaagagtttattgaaccagtctttgttttccacttgaagcttcttgaacccttcagtacctgaatgctgttttggattgactcgctgtggctggagaggttcatgcaacacatccctcagagtatacacagccatgcccatgcgcccagagtaaaaactctattgctgttctgcatgGTGGCATATATGATGGTCTCTGTGTCTGAGAGCagaccactcaatgtgagggaggtagcattggtttgcttatttAACAGTCACCCacgatggtctaattgtcctaaagctttagctgcagccacccaaggtagtccaaattgggggtgctaccatccgatacctggattaaagctttcaaagccatctctttgataccATCCATACTTCTCTGGAgttacctgctgcttgatcagctggtaggctgtgttgttcttctccagctagatggttcattgtcaattctgcccttgtcTCATTATTAGAATAGCCTGCTactaattgatttagtaaacacttccattccccttcccacagggtgtattctgtaggtgataacaacatggtcataatatatttcaaATCACAGCGGTTAacacatgtgctgtaaacatggcactCATTAGTCCagtaaaacaaggtaagtccttcctatggtctttagctgccctacacagatccttgatttcctcatgaaccaatggctgatacctgggattctgccccttgCTTTCAGAACATACGGGGCAAAGAGGAGTTtaaagactatttgccagtctccttccttaactgcttctttccagatcctttcctggggatcttctgggatTGAGAGGAGAGGTGGCTCTGggaaatccaaactgtcttctgtggAGGAAGGATAACTCAGAGCAGAatcatttggattagaaatagtgtgacagttgggcttattatctttgaccatgggggttatattgttgacggagggtgaggcaaagggtactgccattttgtcaggtgttggggaggaaggaccttgatttaggatggcggacTACCAGGCTGGATTtctggaggcatggtccagggtgaaggtggaatgattgacagtgggacatgacctgcagttgtgggggtggagtctggaggttcattcagggtcagaagagaaggttgtggtagcaggaagtgaagtagccaagatggagggaggattgtCGGGCTCCCGTGCCACATACAGGCTctttccatcttgagtctccagggcatgatgctccaagaccgtgtggccattgccatcttggatcatcatggaaggtctgagaaaggcaggtttgaggggaggtcctgagttaggagtgaccaaccaaTTGAGTTTTCaagacactgcttgctggtgaagggttgtGTGGAAGATAGGGAGCATACAGGGTTCAATGGAGTCCCTTTTTATTGAAAGTTTGTacaatttaactcccactgagtcccaaaattcagtgttaTGGACTTCGTCAGCAGAGTCATCAGGAAAGTTTTTAATAAttcacctcatgattgattttaatttgttctttgaaaatattatatcatgatcagtgagaattaaagcagccaTATATGCTCCTTCCTagtttggacatctggctgcccatttttctctttctctgcattatggggaagagccactgaaacaccccaaatcaattatgggatgtTTATTcgaattgtaaaaacacagtggcaaaatgggcaataaatgtcttgcatttccccaaacccacatgCAATCTTATGCAGCTGAAATCATTGTTGTCCCTGCAGAttctgggcaaggtcccttgaagcaataaTCACTCCACCAGACCTGGCAtgatccaaaatcccggggagcactggcctatcaatcagctaaccccagctgacgtgactgacacagggagccctgaatgtcagggTCACTCTTTGGGTGCCAAATGTCGCAGTGAAGGTGGTTGCAACAAACCTCTCTGTTTCCCTAACTTCAGGGCGAGGGTGGCGAAAATGAAAAggggcaggatcaatggagttgtttaaaaggaactttaataacagggtgaaaaacaataaacatggagaagtcgagaaactgtatgaggggcaggatccaaaacctgagagaaaggagaagcaacaacatgtacactttggggtagaacactctagaacactAACCATATAGGGAAACTAGTAACCAAGAGGGGAATAGAACTAGTACAAGTTAGTATAGCAACATTAAAGGCTTATGgtggaactctcaagctcaccctaagtaaaacaattaattcccagggcttgaaactcacacccagttattttggggtaaaatctggctgactctgagttacagctggacTAACTTCCCCACCACTGCCTTGGGTtcatgcggcccaacagagccacaatgatgtccttggttccacgaggctccacagtgtcacaatggtcccttggatccatggtgctctgcagtgtcacaatggcccctctatttcacaaggctcccagtCTCACATTGGTCTCTATGggaaggaaaccatggagcccccatatttcaggagctgatgaacggcagccatcagAGACCaaagcaagcctgacctgtctgtcctggcaggtttgcttggagcaacccttagatattcaaaattatgaatgtggaatcctaatttcagaatttttttgcctggagaaggatgatttcttccgtacaaagaaaagcacagagccctttctaGTGTTTAGAAAACAGGTGAATTCTGGCCCTCAGGAGTTAaagatcagccagacctgtctgtcctggcagcttttgtgtgggaGCAATCCTTTGAtatacagaaatttggaggtggaatcctaattttggccatggacacctggaaaagatggagatttcttttccatacaaaggaaagcccagagtcccagtgtttcaggggcagatgggagtggccttccacattccaaagtCAGCCAGACGTgccaggtgacccctgggaggccaaggcagacacacctatttcatgttcccttgcttccacagggccctgcagtgtcacaatggctccttgcttccatgatgccctaaggtgtcataatggccccttggttacacaagtccttaaggatcttaatggtctccatggttccacaaggccccacagtgtcataatggtctcttggttccatgaagcccctctgtgtcaccatggccccttggttcaattgGGGCCCAGTACTGCAACaatgatcctcttggttccacaagttcccatactgtcacaatggccccttccttccatggggccccacagtgtcacaatggtctccatgattccatggggccttgcaatgccacaatactctccatggatccacggttcctcgcaggatcacaatggctctttggctccacaaggccctgaaatgcagcaatggtctcttggttccacaaagccttgctgcttcacactggccccttgggaccatgtgtcccaacagagccacaatgatgtccttggttccatgaagccccacatgtgtcacagtggccccttggatccatggtaccctgcagggtcacaatattccccttggttccaccattTCCTACAAtgtaacaggctccacaagggcctgcagtgtcaccatggcctattggttccacaattctctgcagtgtcacaatggtgtccataggaaggaaacaggaAACAAGTGagacccagtggtgcaggggcagtcaccagagaggtAGTCAcgagaggccaagtctagccagacttgtgtcacgctggttttttaagattttctaagccttcttatgttgacattcttgtagtgaacttactcacacactttctgtaaataactcattgttttgcattcctttatggaggaggagagagttgaagggctgttggtttgaccagtgtcattggagaggtggcactgtcaccttccaatctgcTGTcatttttggaaaactataaatgttggagtcagaaaataaacttcccttttaaccttcaccttgagaacagctgtgtgcgcttctgttctttcctgtcctctgggGACATCTGGTGACTGCCTGAATGTACTGCAGCCTGGGCTGAGAGCGTCAGGATTGCCGGTGAGTTTGTATTGctccccctctttggtgctttgcctgctgttcttgtggtgatggcaacctctgcgagtttcaaggaggattccctcgttttggacctctggagggggttcctggagtggaaacaggtttctgtttcctgggatgattttgagagattgtttctgtgggcctgAGAGTGAGGGCTCTTTCCGGACCCTACAAAGGCATTCTCCAGGGAGACGCGGTCTCTCATGGGGGTccgcctcatggaggccctcttttaTGATTGCAGTGTAGATGTGGaattgctgctggtgcagtggaaaaagtgtgaggagctttggcaggggtctggttcttgtaccccttggAGTTCCCAGGGGaacccttctgtctcggacatggacaaGGGGgattttgagtttctgtgcatTGTGGAGCTCTATCCCCTGCCCTGGGATGGTGTGCTGGGGGACGGGTCCCACTCGGGGGATGGCGATggttcccctggggtggatttggctgtgccaggctcccttgtgccactCTGCAGTGATGCAGCTCCATGGACTGCACCTCTCTCAGCATCCCGCCCCTCCTCTGTGTCGGGGACGGGGGCCCCATGCCGGTCTcgtcctgtcacagacatcttttcattaacattctcattaggatttttcctgctgaagctgagaagtttcagcaacaaagtataaacaatggttatctgctgctgtggaatgcaacaggcgtatccatgattggtctcctgtggatgtttggatttactgcccactcacggcagagctggctctcgctctctgccaagacacagatctttgtcattcattcttttcgattctaCTCTTAACTTAGCCTTCTGAGAaagcttttcctttctatttctttttagtatagttataatgtagtatatatataataaaataataaatcaagccttttgatcatggagtcaacattctcatctctctttcatcc from Melospiza melodia melodia isolate bMelMel2 unplaced genomic scaffold, bMelMel2.pri scaffold_62, whole genome shotgun sequence carries:
- the LOC134413969 gene encoding olfactory receptor 14A16-like; this translates as MSNSSYIRQFLLLALADTRQLQLLHFCLLLGISLAALLGNGLIISTVACSHHLHTPMFFFLLNLALSDLGCICTTVPKAMHNSLWHTRSISYSGCAVQVFFFLFFISAEFYLLTFMCYDRYVSICKPLHYGTLLGSRACAHMAAAAWASAFLTALTHTANTFSLPLCHGNALGQFFCEIPQILKLSCSHSIIRELGLIAVSSCLALCYFVFIVFSYVQIFRAVLRIPTEQGRHKAFSTCLPHLAVVYLSVSTGIFSYLKPPPMSTPSLDLTLSVLCSVVPPALNPLIYSLRNQELKAAVWRLMTG